The proteins below are encoded in one region of Amycolatopsis acidiphila:
- a CDS encoding MFS transporter has product MSAASPGAPGAGVAKDDATPDRRWLVLAVVALAQLMVVLDGTIVNIALPSAQQALGFSDSGRQWVVTAYALSFGSLLLVGGRLGDMFSRKWVFVAGLVGFAIASAIGGGAGSFVVLVTARALQGVFGAVLAPSALGTLVSVFTDPRERARAFGVFGSVAAGGSAVGLILGGVLTEYFSWRWCLFINLVFAAIAVAGALVCIRGGRAPRRPRMDWPGALLACTGLFAIVFGFSHAGTAGWTAALTLGSLVGGVVLLAGFILAERHARHPLLPMRVIVDRARGGAYVALGISGIAIFGTFLFLTFYLQVVKGDSPLATGLLFLPMTGSILISSNLSGTIGVGPRALIAAGMLLCAGGLVLLTQVTVTSSYVSVVLPALLILGVGLGLIFAQTINTATAGLAREDSGVASALVNTMQQVGGSIGTSALSTIALSVAATYLIGHPSGPQAAEIAATHGYTTAFAVSAGLLGLGFILALVLLPSRRRLADHKDAGAATPAAPVPLPTPPAARARQQTSEAIPVALCSCSPVITTVAGSSSGADITGQAFHSGSG; this is encoded by the coding sequence ATGAGTGCTGCCAGTCCGGGCGCCCCCGGGGCGGGCGTCGCGAAGGATGATGCCACTCCGGACCGGCGCTGGCTGGTCCTGGCCGTCGTTGCCCTCGCCCAGCTGATGGTGGTGCTGGATGGCACGATCGTGAACATCGCGCTGCCGTCCGCCCAGCAGGCGCTGGGGTTCTCTGACAGCGGCCGGCAGTGGGTCGTGACGGCGTACGCGCTGTCGTTCGGCAGCCTGCTGCTGGTGGGCGGACGGCTGGGTGACATGTTCAGCCGCAAGTGGGTGTTCGTCGCCGGCCTGGTCGGATTCGCCATCGCCTCGGCGATCGGCGGCGGCGCGGGCTCGTTCGTCGTCCTGGTCACGGCCCGGGCATTGCAGGGGGTGTTCGGTGCTGTGCTCGCGCCGTCTGCCCTGGGCACCCTGGTGAGTGTATTCACCGACCCGCGCGAACGGGCCAGGGCCTTCGGCGTTTTCGGCTCGGTCGCGGCCGGCGGCAGCGCCGTCGGGCTGATCCTGGGCGGAGTTCTTACCGAGTACTTCTCGTGGCGCTGGTGCCTGTTCATCAACCTGGTGTTCGCCGCGATCGCCGTGGCCGGCGCCCTGGTCTGCATCCGCGGCGGCCGGGCGCCCCGCCGGCCGCGGATGGACTGGCCGGGTGCCCTGCTGGCCTGTACCGGGCTGTTCGCGATCGTGTTCGGCTTCTCCCATGCCGGGACCGCGGGGTGGACGGCCGCGCTGACCCTCGGCTCCCTGGTCGGTGGCGTGGTGCTGCTCGCCGGGTTCATCCTCGCCGAGCGGCATGCCCGTCACCCGCTGTTGCCGATGCGGGTGATCGTCGACCGTGCCCGCGGCGGAGCCTACGTCGCGCTCGGTATCTCCGGAATCGCGATCTTCGGCACGTTCTTGTTCCTGACGTTCTACCTGCAGGTGGTCAAGGGAGACAGCCCGCTGGCGACAGGGCTGCTGTTCCTGCCGATGACCGGCTCCATCCTGATCAGCTCTAACCTGTCGGGCACCATCGGTGTGGGACCGCGCGCCCTGATCGCGGCCGGCATGCTCCTGTGCGCCGGCGGCCTGGTCCTCCTGACCCAGGTCACCGTTACCTCCAGCTACGTCAGCGTCGTGCTGCCTGCCCTGCTCATCCTGGGCGTGGGCCTCGGCCTGATCTTCGCCCAGACCATCAACACCGCCACAGCCGGCCTCGCCCGCGAGGACTCCGGCGTGGCCTCCGCTCTGGTCAACACGATGCAGCAGGTCGGCGGGTCGATCGGGACGTCGGCACTCAGCACGATCGCGCTCAGCGTCGCGGCCACCTACCTGATCGGGCACCCCTCAGGTCCCCAGGCCGCAGAGATCGCGGCCACCCACGGCTACACGACCGCGTTCGCGGTATCGGCGGGGCTGCTCGGGCTCGGTTTCATCCTCGCGCTTGTCCTGCTGCCGTCTCGGCGCCGGCTCGCCGACCACAAGGACGCCGGCGCGGCAACCCCGGCTGCCCCCGTCCCGCTGCCCACCCCGCCCGCCGCTCGCGCCCGGCAGCAGACTTCCGAAGCAATTCCCGTCGCCCTGTGCAGCTGCTCACCGGTGATCACCACAGTTGCGGGATCGTCAAGCGGCGCGGACATCACCGGCCAGGCGTTTCATTCAGGATCCGGGTAG
- a CDS encoding alpha/beta fold hydrolase gives MRFLLVHGGWQGGWCWDGVADGLLAHSHEAYAPTLRGLEPSDVDRSGVGLAETTRLLAGQVERDDLRELIVVGHSGGRAGHPGPLRADPGRSPAWCSSTRGCSRTANACCRRSSATPCAPRRRRRGTAPSRCRRTSGAPA, from the coding sequence ATGAGGTTCCTACTCGTGCACGGTGGCTGGCAGGGCGGCTGGTGCTGGGATGGGGTGGCCGACGGCCTCCTCGCGCACAGTCACGAGGCATACGCGCCCACGCTGCGGGGGCTCGAGCCCAGCGACGTCGACCGCAGCGGTGTCGGGCTCGCCGAGACCACCCGCCTCCTTGCCGGTCAGGTCGAGCGCGACGACCTGCGCGAGCTGATCGTCGTCGGGCACAGCGGGGGGCGGGCCGGTCATCCAGGGCCTCTACGAGCTGATCCCGGCCGCTCGCCCGCGTGGTGTTCGTCGACGCGTGGGTGCTCGAGGACGGCCAATGCGTGCTGCCGAAGGAGTTCGGCGACTCCCTGCGCGCCGCGGCGGAGACGGCGCGGGACCGCGCCATCCCGATGCCGCCGGACCTCTGGCGCACCGGCCTGA
- a CDS encoding alpha/beta hydrolase family protein, translating to MRAAVLVEPHGLPTAAPPAGHPPVLTVLGDNIAASALWRELEQALTDAGGTAAILDLPALGIAGNSHNPMMDENSDEIAARILDWLDEVRGQDW from the coding sequence GTGCGTGCCGCCGTCCTCGTCGAACCGCACGGCCTGCCCACCGCCGCACCGCCGGCCGGGCATCCGCCGGTGCTCACCGTGCTCGGCGACAACATCGCCGCCTCGGCGCTGTGGCGCGAGCTCGAGCAGGCGCTCACCGACGCCGGCGGCACCGCGGCGATCCTCGACCTCCCCGCGCTCGGCATCGCGGGCAATTCACATAACCCGATGATGGACGAGAACAGCGACGAGATCGCCGCGCGGATCCTCGACTGGCTCGACGAGGTCCGTGGGCAGGATTGGTGA
- a CDS encoding IclR family transcriptional regulator has translation MKKSAPAASFGTAAPPPQYPIESVDNALRILLLLGERSELRLTDVAEFLGVASSTAHRLLAMLQYRGFIRQEGRSKAYRPGTALTGVAFSILQRFDVRETVRPFLERLRAELEETVHLGILDGTTVRFIDAIESPKAVRVGSRLGQSMPANCTSTGKAMLSLLSLDDVRRMYPDEELEGLTSNSIRSRTELELELEAIRRRGYATSSEESEESVASVAVAFPPGTSPVSLALNVSVPVIRMTRTDVRRIGELLRRTVDEAALLVH, from the coding sequence ATGAAGAAAAGTGCGCCCGCAGCGTCGTTCGGTACCGCGGCGCCGCCACCGCAGTACCCCATCGAATCGGTGGACAACGCGCTGCGGATCCTGCTGCTGCTCGGTGAGCGCAGCGAACTGCGACTGACCGACGTCGCGGAGTTCCTCGGGGTCGCGTCCTCGACCGCGCACCGGCTGCTGGCGATGCTCCAGTACCGCGGGTTCATCCGGCAGGAGGGGCGCTCCAAGGCGTACCGCCCCGGCACGGCGCTCACGGGCGTCGCGTTCTCGATCCTGCAGCGATTCGACGTGCGCGAGACGGTCCGCCCGTTCCTGGAGCGGCTGCGTGCCGAGCTGGAGGAGACCGTCCACCTGGGCATCCTGGACGGGACGACGGTCCGGTTCATCGACGCGATCGAAAGCCCCAAGGCGGTCCGGGTCGGGTCCCGCCTGGGCCAGTCCATGCCGGCGAACTGCACGTCCACCGGCAAGGCCATGCTGTCGCTGCTGTCGCTGGACGACGTGCGCCGGATGTACCCCGACGAGGAGCTCGAAGGGCTGACGAGCAATTCCATCCGGTCGCGCACCGAGCTCGAACTGGAGCTGGAGGCGATCCGCCGCCGGGGCTACGCGACGAGCAGCGAAGAGAGCGAAGAGTCCGTCGCCTCCGTCGCGGTCGCGTTTCCCCCCGGCACGTCGCCGGTGAGCCTCGCGCTCAACGTCTCGGTACCCGTCATCCGGATGACGCGCACCGACGTCCGCCGGATCGGGGAGCTGTTGCGCCGCACCGTGGACGAGGCCGCCCTCCTCGTCCACTGA
- a CDS encoding ABC transporter ATP-binding protein, whose translation MTLSISGLHASHGATRALRDVSLHVESGRILALVGANGAGKSTLLHCVAGLHRPDQGQVSLHGKDVTGLPVHQVAQRKLCLVPAGRQLFSDLSVADNLRVGLHGLKLSGTAERARVDRVHKLFPILREFTGRKAGLLSGGQQQMLAIGRALVREPAVLLLDEPSLGLAPMLVTQILRTVAGLAADGVAILLAEQNAAAALQVADHGAVLENGRVTRADTATALLADEDISRHYLGKAAAESAPDAPVRRLPAGLSSLAH comes from the coding sequence ATGACCCTGTCCATCTCCGGCCTGCACGCGAGCCACGGTGCGACCCGCGCGCTGCGCGACGTCTCGTTGCACGTCGAGTCCGGTCGCATCCTCGCCCTCGTCGGGGCCAACGGCGCCGGCAAGTCCACGCTGCTGCACTGCGTCGCGGGGCTGCACCGGCCCGACCAGGGGCAGGTTTCCTTGCACGGCAAGGACGTCACGGGCCTGCCAGTGCACCAGGTGGCGCAGCGGAAGCTGTGCCTCGTGCCGGCGGGGCGCCAGCTGTTCTCGGACCTGTCCGTCGCGGACAACCTGCGCGTCGGACTACACGGCCTGAAGCTGTCCGGCACCGCGGAAAGGGCGCGCGTCGACCGGGTGCACAAGCTGTTCCCGATCCTGCGCGAGTTCACCGGCCGCAAGGCCGGGCTGCTGTCCGGCGGTCAGCAGCAGATGCTCGCCATCGGCCGGGCGCTTGTGCGCGAACCGGCCGTGCTCCTGCTCGACGAGCCCTCGCTCGGCCTGGCGCCCATGCTGGTCACCCAGATCCTGCGGACGGTCGCCGGGCTGGCCGCCGACGGCGTCGCGATCCTGCTCGCCGAGCAGAACGCCGCCGCGGCGCTGCAGGTGGCCGACCACGGCGCGGTGCTCGAGAACGGCCGCGTGACCCGCGCGGACACCGCCACCGCACTGCTCGCCGACGAGGACATCTCCCGCCACTACCTCGGCAAGGCGGCGGCCGAATCGGCGCCGGACGCGCCCGTGCGCCGCCTGCCCGCCGGCCTGAGCTCGCTGGCCCACTGA
- a CDS encoding ABC transporter ATP-binding protein codes for MSGPPLLSVHGLGRSFGGVRAVDDVSFTVEPDSVRSIIGPNGAGKTTLLDLITGFTAPDSGRVEFAGRPISGLPPHKLPPLGLMRTFQSARLVPGLSVRENVMLGGYRFTRARLLSDGLRLPRGRREERALSARADELLRFLELERFAGADAADLPAGVQRLVEVARGLAGGPRLLLLDEPAAGLDDTETGELSDVLRAVCAGGVSLVVIEHNIELIMRLSHAVLVLDAGRVIADGPPAAVRDDPAVIEAYLGAGA; via the coding sequence ATGAGCGGACCACCGCTGCTGTCCGTGCACGGCCTGGGCCGCAGCTTCGGCGGCGTGCGCGCCGTCGACGACGTGTCCTTCACCGTAGAGCCGGATTCGGTGCGTTCGATCATCGGGCCCAACGGCGCGGGCAAGACCACGCTGCTCGACCTGATCACCGGGTTCACCGCACCGGACAGCGGCCGCGTCGAGTTCGCCGGGCGCCCGATCAGCGGGCTGCCGCCGCACAAGCTGCCGCCGCTCGGACTGATGCGCACCTTCCAGTCCGCACGCCTGGTGCCCGGGCTCAGCGTGCGCGAGAACGTCATGCTCGGCGGCTACCGGTTCACCCGCGCCCGCCTGCTTTCCGACGGGCTGCGCCTGCCGCGCGGCCGGCGCGAGGAACGCGCGCTCTCCGCCCGCGCCGACGAGCTGCTCCGGTTCCTGGAGCTCGAACGGTTCGCCGGCGCCGATGCCGCCGACCTGCCCGCCGGGGTGCAGCGGCTGGTCGAGGTCGCGCGCGGGCTGGCGGGCGGGCCCCGGCTGCTGCTGCTGGACGAACCGGCCGCGGGCCTGGACGACACCGAGACCGGCGAACTGTCCGACGTGCTGCGCGCGGTCTGCGCAGGCGGGGTCTCGCTGGTCGTGATCGAGCACAACATCGAGCTGATCATGCGGCTCAGCCACGCCGTCCTCGTCCTCGACGCGGGCAGGGTCATCGCGGACGGGCCGCCCGCCGCGGTCCGCGACGACCCGGCCGTCATCGAAGCCTATCTGGGAGCCGGCGCATGA
- a CDS encoding branched-chain amino acid ABC transporter permease: MTVSHTESPTTAGKPAAPRTGLTSRGSRALAGVGALVVAVALPFAAPGLTGLLVVAAIFFLVVLGLTLLMGHAGQVSLGQTLFMAIGGYGAGALTLSWHWPTVLAALAAAALSALVALALGRLFLRLRGYYFALATLGLAVATQSLASAWTGLTGGPSGMVAIPSLRLGGYTVFSDRANYFVLLVAGVLAAAFIANVKRAQTGRVLTAIGNDPGAAAMLGINTARYKTMAFVVSAVLASLAGSMYAFYLRFMSPDVLGVTVALSIVIMLALGGARTLVGPLLGALVIQGLPIAGQSFALWEPLVAGVLLIVVMTYLPRGIWGAFTGYLGRLASRKDAAR, translated from the coding sequence ATGACCGTCTCCCACACCGAATCGCCCACCACGGCCGGAAAACCCGCTGCCCCGCGCACCGGACTGACCAGCAGGGGCTCCCGCGCCCTCGCCGGCGTCGGCGCGCTCGTGGTCGCGGTGGCGCTCCCGTTCGCGGCACCGGGCCTGACCGGGCTGCTCGTGGTCGCCGCCATCTTCTTCCTCGTCGTGCTCGGGCTGACCCTCCTGATGGGACACGCCGGCCAGGTTTCCCTGGGGCAGACCCTGTTCATGGCGATCGGCGGCTACGGCGCCGGCGCGCTGACGCTGTCCTGGCACTGGCCCACCGTCCTGGCCGCGCTCGCCGCGGCGGCGTTGTCCGCGCTCGTGGCGCTGGCGCTCGGCCGGTTGTTCCTGCGGCTGCGCGGGTACTACTTCGCGCTGGCCACGCTCGGCCTGGCGGTGGCCACGCAGTCGCTGGCCTCCGCGTGGACCGGCCTCACCGGCGGCCCCTCCGGCATGGTCGCCATCCCGAGCCTGCGGCTGGGCGGGTACACGGTGTTCAGCGACCGCGCCAACTACTTCGTCCTCCTCGTCGCGGGTGTCCTCGCCGCCGCGTTCATCGCGAACGTCAAGCGCGCGCAGACCGGCCGGGTGCTGACCGCGATCGGCAACGACCCCGGCGCCGCGGCGATGCTCGGCATCAACACCGCCCGGTACAAGACGATGGCCTTTGTCGTCTCCGCCGTGCTGGCCTCCCTCGCCGGCAGCATGTACGCCTTCTACCTGCGGTTCATGTCGCCGGACGTGCTCGGCGTGACGGTGGCGCTGAGCATCGTGATCATGCTCGCGCTCGGCGGCGCCCGCACCCTCGTCGGCCCGCTGCTGGGCGCGCTGGTGATCCAGGGCCTGCCGATCGCCGGGCAGAGTTTCGCCCTGTGGGAGCCGCTGGTCGCCGGCGTGCTGCTGATCGTCGTCATGACCTACCTGCCGCGCGGCATCTGGGGCGCCTTCACCGGGTACCTCGGTCGCCTCGCCTCCCGAAAGGACGCCGCCCGATGA
- a CDS encoding branched-chain amino acid ABC transporter permease, which yields MTGLLQVLLGGLVDGCVYALIALGMSIVYSISGIINLAQGGFVVLAALTAVSLQQSLGLPPLAIVPIVVVLFAVLLAAVDRVVMMPGARRATNDRMLLITVGLLQVIGGFVLLVWGNLPYTMRAFTGGDMVVVGGLRIVPQYFWIAGALLVAVAGLWYLLNRTRFGLTMRATAGNPRAAALQGIHVGRTRLVAFTISGAIAALAGTAVIPVTFLQFTTVTTYAVTGFIAAVAGGLGSTAGAVLAGLLLGLLQGVFSRYTSGDLAQVAAMAALIVLLLFRPTGLLGRTSEVRR from the coding sequence GTGACCGGACTGCTCCAGGTCCTGCTCGGCGGGCTCGTGGACGGCTGCGTGTACGCCCTCATCGCGCTCGGAATGTCCATTGTGTACTCGATCAGCGGCATCATCAACCTCGCCCAGGGCGGGTTCGTGGTCCTGGCCGCGCTGACCGCGGTCTCGCTGCAGCAGTCGCTCGGCCTGCCGCCGCTGGCGATCGTGCCGATCGTCGTCGTGCTGTTCGCCGTGCTGCTCGCGGCGGTCGACCGGGTGGTGATGATGCCCGGCGCGCGGCGCGCGACCAACGATCGGATGCTGCTGATCACCGTCGGGCTGCTGCAGGTGATCGGCGGGTTCGTGCTGCTGGTGTGGGGCAACCTGCCCTACACGATGCGGGCGTTCACCGGCGGCGACATGGTGGTGGTCGGCGGCCTGCGCATCGTGCCCCAGTACTTCTGGATCGCCGGCGCGCTGCTGGTCGCCGTGGCGGGCCTGTGGTACCTGCTCAACCGCACGCGGTTCGGGCTGACCATGCGCGCTACCGCGGGCAACCCGCGCGCCGCGGCGCTGCAGGGGATCCACGTCGGCCGCACCCGGCTCGTCGCCTTCACCATCTCCGGCGCGATCGCGGCGCTCGCCGGCACCGCGGTCATCCCGGTGACCTTCCTGCAGTTCACCACGGTGACCACGTACGCGGTCACCGGCTTCATCGCGGCCGTCGCCGGGGGGCTGGGCAGCACCGCGGGCGCGGTGCTCGCCGGGCTGTTGCTCGGCCTGCTGCAAGGCGTGTTCAGCCGCTACACCAGCGGCGACCTCGCCCAGGTCGCCGCCATGGCCGCGCTGATCGTGCTGCTGCTCTTCCGTCCCACGGGCCTGCTCGGCCGGACCAGCGAGGTGCGCCGATGA